The window GGTATCTTTTTCCATCGTCAATCCCCTTTTAATCAGCATAATAATTTTCTTTCGCAACGACCTCTTTTATAGCCAAAATATTTCAGTTTTACGCAACAACACTTTGTTGTTGCTGTAAAacactttgttgttgttgtaaatgTATTCATTTACAGTAACAATATATAGTCGTTGTTGTAAATGCATTTACTTACAACAATAATATATACTCGTTGTTGTAAATTCTTTCATTTTCAGCAACAACACTATGTCATTGCTTTAAGTTTTGACATATACAGCAACAACATTTTGTCGTTACTATAAATTCTTTAATTTATAGCAACGAAATTATTGTTGCCAAAGTTGCTACTTATTTTTCACAAACCCCATACCTCGAATTTTTTGAAGGAGACTTATCTCAAATTAATGGCAACAAGCATTGGCAACGACATAAAGGTTTTCGTTGCTAAAGTTCATTTATAGCAACGCGTTTTTCTCTTGTTGCCAAAAATGGTTGTAGTGGTTGTTGAGAGCTTTTTATGCAACCAGGCTAGCATGAGCCCATTATAGTATTGAAAATGGAACCAAATTGAATTGTGGATTGAGTTTATGATTTGCTAGTCAACTTCTACGATTTACAACTCACAAGTCAACTTCTATAACTTTCTATAACAATTTCTTACCaagcataataataaatttgtttGCCTTCTAAATTATTTTGACTTGTTTAGAATTGCTATTTTCATGTTTGCCAATCACTTCTCCTGCACTATCTTTTCCCCTATTTCGTTATTCTCTTTCATTTCTTGTGTCATTCTTGCTTCGTTTCTTGTTTCTTGCTTGCCCGTACAACATAAAGGGGACCATCAAAGACAACTGATAATTAGTGATATGGAGATGATTACCAATAGACCAGCTTTTCGATAATCCTTGTATTTTGAATGACGAATGAAAAAATGTTCCATTATGTAATATGTGAAAAAAGAGAAACTCTGGAAACTACTGTTTTATTTGAGATGCAATTGTGAAGATGGATGTATGAAGTTGGAAAATGATTTCTACTTATCACTTGCAATCTTAATTTTTCTACTTGACACATGATGTTGTAGTAGCTGGTGGTTATCTTGCTCGAGTTTTAGCATTCTGAGAATCGGAATAGCACATTTGATAATTGATTCGATAATTATAGATGAAATCTACTTTGAATTTTGATAGGGGGCAGCCAAAACTATGAGTTTATGTGTTTTTAGATGTTTGGTTTAATACATGAAAGAATTTGATTATGAAGCTTGTATTTTATGTGAATGGTTTTTGGACTAAGAAATTATTTGTACCAGGTTGTAAAAAGGTTAATTGAATTGTTAAGAGTATGAAGAGTGTAAAAAAGGGCAAGAAGTACGAGAGGAGATTACACCCGATACTTAAACCTCACCCACCTACCTTAAATGATTATTCCGATGAAGATACAATTTTCCCGTCACTAAGTCAAGAAATGCCTACTTTAGATGCAAATCAAGGTAAAAAGATAACATTTTTTAAtcatttaacttttattttcctaTAATGGTGTATgatattatatatgttaaattttGTTTCATAGAGGGATGGAGACAAATTTTAAGAGGAAAGCAGGTACATGGTGCTGCTAACATTAATGAAACTAGAAATGCAGCTGCACAGACACCATCATCTATTGCGCCAATAAACGGTACATTATATTCaagttttgatttattttctatgCTTGTATTTAATATGAATAAACTATTTATGATatctaataattattttattttatcaattaagatttaagaaataaaagaattacaTCGGCTAGTCCTCATACACGTGCTACTATTGATGATGAAGGCGTGCATTCTTCGCTACGTCGATCTACTCTCGGTATAGTTGCGgttattataattttcatttattgAGTTTCTTTATAAATGTTTTTAAGAATGTATAATAACTCTTTGTTTGTTAcataatattagacaaaaagaGGCATAATTTAAATAACAATGCTGATAATGAACTGGTTACCGAGATGGGTGCTCGTCACTTGCAAGGTTCTGACAATCCACAATCTGATAATCTCATTGATAATTATGAATCCAACTATCCTTGCCCATCAGACACAGAGATAAGCCCTGAAAATTCTGAAACTTTTCGAGGTttgtttcatttttaatttaacattttttagCGCTTCATACGAAAAATTAGAATATcttcattcttttttttaattaagtacTGTTGTTACTTATTTTTAGGGAGATCAGTTGGTGGTAGGGGACCATACAAAGGAATGGATCTCGACAAACTTACCAATGGAAGGAAAAACAAATTAGTTGTTTTCATTCCACCCGGCAAATATTTTAGACCAATTGGGAAACACTCTAATAAATTATCATCATGGTTAGGATACTGCGCAAGAATCTATGGACCTCCAACTGAGCCTTGGGATGAAATTGAAAAGAAGCACAGGTCCCGTTTATGGGCTATGGTTCAGGTAAATATCATTTTATGTACGaccaattttaaaaaattgtgtatattgttaaattttattaaatatttcatGAAATTACATATTGTACAGGACTATTTTGATGTTAGTACTGATGAAAAGTTGAAGAAGCGTGAAGAGTTAGGAAAGGTCGAGCACGACAGGCCAGAAATGAAAAGGGCTAAGTTTGAGTACTTTTGTTTCTTTCAGATGAAGACAGCATATCGCAGATGGAAACATAAATTACATAGCCAATATCGCAAGTATACTAATGATGATGAACGTTTGAAACATGTTCCTAAAGAACTATCTGCATATGCTTGGAAAGACATGCTTAAAGTTTTTGGAAGCAAAGATTTTTAGGTAAATATCTAATGTTTTGTTTCATTTATTATGTGATGGTtagtatgtattattttcagttTAAATCAATGTTTTCTTACACATTACTTGTAGGAACGGAGTTATATTAATTCAACTAATCGTGCTTCTCAAATAGTAGTTTCTTCAACTGGTCCAACCCCTTTTGCACAAGTAGAGTATAAAATGGTAAATATATAGGGCAACtcttatcaattatttttaaaagttttggCTAGTTCCTTTTAAGATGATTATACTATTAATGTTGAAGATGGATGAGGAATTAGGCGAATTGCCAAAGGCTTCTGATGTGTGGAAGGCCACTCATGGAATTATAGATGACCAAGGACAAAATACATTCCGTGATTCAGAATCAAGAAGGATTTATGTAAGTGATAGAACTTTTTAAGCAATTACATTAGTATACTTGTCAAACTAGATTAACCTTTGTTTCATAAGCttattttatgtgtttttattGATGTTGCAATTCTGATTTACAAATATAATCATCAAAACTCGTTGCTTTTCTTGTACTTGGTTGGCATGCCTGAAATGTTCTTATGACATTTTTAGATTCAGAATATAATCTTGTTACTTGGTCATTTATCAATGTCTTAAGCATGAGTATCCTAACCATTATAATTACCATTATGGTTTAGGTAATTATTGTTTTAGTATCAGAGAAACCAAAGTCTAATGTAGAACTCTGCATCTAAAGCATACTGGAGAACTAATGTACTAGTTTATATGGAATGTGCAGGTTGTGAACTTTACATAATGCtgaaatttattttcttaaatctaagggataaggtactaaaataagcctatgatttttgggaaaATTTATATGTGTAATATCAATAACGTGTCTCGTTctgttatcgaggcctaaattagtactattttgtacatagagcctaaattgatgcttctccaaaaaccataggcctattttggtaccttatccctgaATCTAATTTCAAGCGAAATCTCTATTATATATGATCTGATGTTTATGATTGAGTTATGAGACAATTGGTGATTGATTGGTCTATACCATTATATATGTTTAGGCTTCTTTTAGGTACTCTTTTTATGACTAAGTTTGTTTCATATCTTTATACTCGGTTTATTAAATTTCACTTATTTTACGTAATGCAGGAAGATATGAAAAGGGTTGAGGATCAACCAATAAATGATAATGAGTCTATTCCCACACCAGATCATGTGCTACAGCAGGTATTGGGAGTTAGATCGGGATATGTTCGTGGTAAGGGATTGGGATATAAAGCAAGTACTAGAGGAATGATGTCTAATGGTAAAAGTGATGAAGTTAATGCGCTTAAAAATGAGGTTGCAAGACTGACAGCTGAATTAAAGGCACAAGAAGGACATAGAAAGGCGCAAGAAGAACAAGAGCTGGAGAGACATCTGGTTTTTGAATCGTATTGCAGAAGGATGGAAGTAATGTTAAAAGAAAACAGTTCAAGGAGTACACAAAATACTTTGGTAAGTACCACTACAAGAAATCGAACTTTTTGTGGGGAAAAAATAGTGGAGAAAATTAAATCGCCACT of the Euphorbia lathyris chromosome 7, ddEupLath1.1, whole genome shotgun sequence genome contains:
- the LOC136201085 gene encoding uncharacterized protein; amino-acid sequence: MKSVKKGKKYERRLHPILKPHPPTLNDYSDEDTIFPSLSQEMPTLDANQEGWRQILRGKQVHGAANINETRNAAAQTPSSIAPINDLRNKRITSASPHTRATIDDEGVHSSLRRSTLDKKRHNLNNNADNELVTEMGARHLQGSDNPQSDNLIDNYESNYPCPSDTEISPENSETFRGRSVGGRGPYKGMDLDKLTNGRKNKLVVFIPPGKYFRPIGKHSNKLSSWLGYCARIYGPPTEPWDEIEKKHRSRLWAMVQDYFDVSTDEKLKKREELGKVEHDRPEMKRAKFEYFCFFQMKTAYRRWKHKLHSQYRKYTNDDERLKHVPKELSAYAWKDMLKVFGSKDF